One window from the genome of Candidatus Chlorohelix allophototropha encodes:
- a CDS encoding helix-turn-helix domain-containing protein, with amino-acid sequence MKELNKKLELILHPVRIRILTALHNRNLTPQELSDELVSVPSATLYRQLNRMLEGGLVKVAEERPVRGTVEKVYALNLEAPGLTQADLEKATREDLLQLFTLFTISSIGDFSRYLQAVEKPDFLKDGVAFTKAPLYLSDEELALLNRQIAELLLKALENKPSPERRYRFWSTIVMPSLEQTDDLPLNGKELGD; translated from the coding sequence TTGAAAGAACTGAATAAAAAGCTTGAGTTAATACTGCATCCGGTGCGAATAAGGATTTTAACCGCGTTGCATAACCGCAATCTTACGCCACAGGAATTATCGGATGAGCTGGTTTCAGTGCCATCCGCCACTCTCTATCGCCAGCTTAATCGCATGCTAGAGGGTGGGCTGGTAAAAGTAGCGGAAGAGCGTCCGGTACGAGGTACGGTTGAAAAAGTCTATGCTCTTAATCTGGAAGCGCCCGGTCTTACGCAGGCGGATTTGGAAAAAGCTACCCGCGAAGATTTACTCCAGCTTTTTACCCTTTTCACTATTTCATCTATTGGCGATTTCTCGCGTTACTTGCAAGCGGTTGAAAAACCTGATTTCCTGAAGGATGGGGTGGCTTTTACCAAAGCGCCCTTATATCTAAGCGATGAAGAGTTAGCTCTTTTGAACAGGCAGATAGCCGAGCTTTTGTTAAAGGCGCTTGAGAACAAACCCTCACCGGAAAGACGTTACCGTTTCTGGAGTACGATTGTGATGCCATCGCTTGAGCAAACTGATGATTTACCGTTAAACGGAAAGGAGTTGGGCGACTGA
- a CDS encoding WecB/TagA/CpsF family glycosyltransferase codes for MQSRNILGVRVDDVTLDEVVALIEEWAHEKDSLSRLVVTANPEYIMAARSNASFRELVNSAALVTPDGVGLLYAGKLLRQPFRSRVTGVALVHALAKCSAESDLSLFLLGAAEGVAEAAAESLRKQYPGVKIAGCFAGNAASDGDFETLTKVRRAQPHIVLVAYGMVKQDYWAARNLSKSGAALSIGVGGVFDYISGRTRLAPLWVRRAGLEWLYRLGREPKRWRRILEAVPFFGAVVLLEAARQRLR; via the coding sequence ATGCAATCGCGCAATATTTTGGGAGTACGGGTTGACGATGTGACGTTGGACGAAGTGGTTGCGCTCATCGAAGAGTGGGCGCATGAAAAAGACTCGCTTAGTCGTCTAGTCGTTACCGCAAACCCAGAATATATTATGGCAGCCCGGAGCAACGCCTCTTTCCGAGAATTGGTTAACTCGGCAGCACTGGTAACACCAGATGGGGTTGGATTACTCTATGCCGGTAAATTGCTACGGCAGCCCTTCCGGAGTAGGGTTACAGGCGTGGCTTTGGTACATGCACTGGCAAAATGCAGCGCCGAAAGCGATTTAAGCTTGTTTTTGCTAGGTGCGGCTGAGGGAGTGGCGGAAGCGGCTGCTGAGTCGCTTCGAAAGCAATATCCGGGCGTGAAAATCGCCGGGTGTTTTGCCGGAAATGCTGCCTCTGATGGTGATTTCGAGACGCTGACAAAAGTCCGTAGGGCGCAACCACACATTGTATTGGTTGCTTATGGAATGGTGAAACAAGATTACTGGGCTGCACGTAACTTAAGTAAGAGCGGTGCGGCGCTCTCAATTGGCGTAGGCGGCGTTTTTGACTATATTTCAGGACGCACCCGTCTTGCCCCATTATGGGTCAGGCGAGCTGGTTTGGAATGGCTTTATCGCTTAGGGCGAGAACCCAAGCGCTGGCGGCGCATTTTAGAGGCTGTGCCCTTTTTTGGGGCAGTGGTATTACTAGAAGCCGCCCGTCAGCGGTTACGTTAG
- a CDS encoding PLD nuclease N-terminal domain-containing protein: MDTGTIIMAVLPLALISLALEIFALVDLIRRDRREVQGENKWIWVAIIVLVSTIGSLVYLLAGRKPRIEGME; this comes from the coding sequence ATGGATACAGGCACAATTATAATGGCAGTTTTACCACTGGCGCTTATTTCGTTGGCTTTGGAGATTTTTGCTCTGGTAGATTTAATCCGCCGCGACCGCCGCGAAGTGCAGGGCGAAAATAAGTGGATTTGGGTGGCTATCATAGTGTTAGTCAGCACCATCGGCTCGCTTGTGTATCTGTTAGCCGGGCGCAAGCCACGCATAGAAGGTATGGAGTAG
- a CDS encoding MGH1-like glycoside hydrolase domain-containing protein: MFPQDEYTPHGYLDNPAHAWKIPGPGGVLRSRPAIGMGWHYPSYAAAYNRKFVYTCHLQIGLALEDGTILLDSSDFKRGGVRLKSSYHSKNIMRFDFQVGEISGSAGFYVGDPAGGNALLCDFSIRNLSSVRRKIGVLALLDYERNLGQGFTWESGIYARSYENPDYAGENSRVLAGHTLGVYQEGTQFHLAVASLDSENALPVSNYTNLSDFEAVREALSKGKSATASSNPRISFSRIELDLPLSENGHSPAKRLLLAVGRGESEKQAIDIISPLLADNGHAAHEIAEHYRKEDGDFWGNAPKLGGDWSPYLRRGVIYDVETLRSLVRRPAGIYRYRWDAMQLQVPRVVLAEAALDMLILSYADPETAKEVLLGTFADSPEPNIPCSREDGSYNMIAADGTPCGTAPEWCFPFHCIDLVYLKTGDHKWLAQLYPYLEDYIGFWITQRLDTQGRPFYMCSWEAGQDNSPRFGIKDDPSGGGALTRHIYPVDLQAALAQACRLLAQWGVELGQDSSRWQALGDSFALATQRMFHNGWFHDFDTRQNRFTEVLDTMQLAPLLCRAATAEQVQALYPMLANPPKHGQVFHPLMWPSVAFCLIEACHQSGRADLAARHSWNIIAPVYRWLDSDPTNVDVDSGGLPGNAREYWTQVVAPNAEPPIGGGGAEVYGWGCLTSMLLFRYIIGFVEEAHGFRLTPNLPPELLQAGKTYRVSLLRCRNARVALSYTVADKLEIAFEIYCERAAAITIKDGSGTLLYDSPQAIYHTFRLILTNASSLDVSII; the protein is encoded by the coding sequence ATGTTTCCACAAGATGAATACACACCACACGGTTATCTTGATAACCCCGCCCATGCTTGGAAAATACCGGGTCCGGGTGGGGTATTGCGTTCGCGTCCTGCTATCGGAATGGGCTGGCACTATCCAAGCTATGCCGCCGCTTACAATCGCAAATTTGTTTACACTTGCCATCTACAAATCGGGCTGGCGCTGGAAGACGGTACGATTTTGCTGGATAGTTCCGATTTCAAGCGAGGTGGTGTTCGACTAAAGAGCAGCTATCATAGCAAGAATATAATGCGCTTTGATTTTCAGGTAGGAGAAATCAGTGGTAGCGCCGGGTTTTATGTGGGCGACCCGGCAGGTGGTAACGCTTTGCTATGCGATTTTTCAATCCGCAATCTGAGTTCAGTTCGGCGCAAAATCGGGGTGCTGGCATTGCTGGATTACGAGCGCAATTTGGGACAGGGCTTTACATGGGAAAGCGGTATATATGCTCGCTCGTATGAGAATCCCGATTATGCCGGAGAAAATAGCCGGGTTCTTGCCGGGCATACACTAGGAGTTTATCAGGAAGGCACACAATTTCATCTAGCGGTAGCTTCTTTGGATTCTGAAAATGCGCTACCTGTCAGTAATTATACCAACTTGTCAGATTTTGAGGCAGTTCGGGAAGCGTTAAGTAAAGGCAAGTCTGCAACAGCAAGCAGCAACCCCCGTATTAGCTTTAGTCGAATAGAACTGGATTTACCACTCTCCGAGAATGGACACAGCCCGGCTAAGAGGCTATTGTTGGCGGTAGGGCGTGGCGAAAGCGAGAAACAGGCGATTGATATTATTTCGCCGCTGCTGGCAGATAATGGGCATGCCGCGCATGAAATTGCCGAGCATTATCGCAAGGAAGATGGTGACTTCTGGGGGAATGCCCCCAAACTGGGCGGAGATTGGTCTCCTTACCTGCGACGGGGCGTAATTTATGATGTTGAAACCTTGCGTTCGCTAGTGCGTCGTCCTGCCGGAATCTACCGTTATCGTTGGGATGCAATGCAACTGCAAGTCCCTCGCGTGGTATTGGCAGAAGCCGCTTTGGATATGCTCATTCTGAGCTATGCCGACCCCGAAACCGCTAAAGAAGTGTTGCTCGGCACTTTCGCCGACTCGCCCGAACCCAACATCCCGTGTAGCCGTGAAGATGGTTCGTACAACATGATTGCGGCAGATGGCACACCCTGCGGAACTGCCCCCGAATGGTGCTTTCCGTTTCACTGTATTGACCTCGTATATCTGAAAACGGGCGACCACAAATGGTTAGCACAGCTTTATCCCTATCTTGAGGATTATATCGGTTTTTGGATTACGCAACGTTTGGATACGCAAGGTCGCCCTTTTTACATGTGTAGTTGGGAAGCAGGGCAGGATAATTCCCCACGTTTCGGTATCAAGGATGATCCCAGCGGGGGTGGGGCGCTCACTCGGCACATCTACCCGGTTGATTTGCAGGCGGCGTTGGCACAAGCTTGCCGTTTGCTGGCACAATGGGGCGTAGAATTAGGGCAAGACTCTTCCCGTTGGCAAGCATTGGGCGACAGTTTTGCACTTGCCACTCAGCGCATGTTCCATAACGGCTGGTTCCACGATTTCGATACTCGTCAGAACCGCTTTACCGAAGTGCTGGATACAATGCAGTTAGCGCCTTTGCTGTGCCGCGCTGCCACTGCCGAGCAAGTACAAGCTCTCTATCCTATGCTGGCGAATCCGCCTAAACATGGGCAGGTATTTCATCCTTTGATGTGGCCCAGTGTGGCATTTTGCCTGATTGAAGCCTGTCATCAGAGCGGTAGAGCGGACTTAGCCGCGCGTCATAGCTGGAATATCATCGCCCCGGTATATCGCTGGCTAGATTCTGACCCTACCAACGTAGATGTTGACAGTGGTGGGTTGCCGGGTAACGCTCGTGAATACTGGACACAAGTGGTAGCACCGAACGCAGAACCCCCCATAGGCGGTGGCGGCGCTGAGGTTTACGGTTGGGGTTGCCTGACTTCTATGCTATTGTTCCGTTATATCATCGGTTTTGTAGAAGAAGCGCATGGTTTCCGCCTGACACCCAATCTGCCTCCCGAACTATTGCAGGCTGGCAAAACCTATCGTGTTAGCCTGTTGCGCTGCCGCAATGCCAGAGTCGCTCTTAGCTATACTGTGGCTGATAAGCTCGAAATCGCCTTTGAAATCTATTGTGAACGAGCAGCAGCAATAACAATAAAGGACGGAAGCGGCACTTTGCTTTACGATTCACCTCAAGCGATTTATCATACTTTCCGGTTAATTCTTACCAATGCTAGCTCGCTTGATGTCTCAATAATTTAG
- a CDS encoding bifunctional heptose 7-phosphate kinase/heptose 1-phosphate adenyltransferase, with the protein MLTSERLRNYLPLFEGKCVVVVGDLYHDEYIMGKPSRISREAPIVVLEYRSRRIVPGGATAPACNVVALGGKAYQLGVIGNDAPGSELLEALSSRGVNIDGCVVDYARPTTNKLRVVAEGDHIFPQQVARIDHAVRTPINGEVERQLVDYLRRITPQVDAILFSDYKCGVVQERVIAAALEVAAEYNTPIIVDSQGDLSNFRRCTLIKCNLQEAETYLGFALENETIFAEAMNRLCSELQAQVVVITRGADGISVVDASGQYFHTPVAAPSEVFDVTGAGDAVIAVLALAWVAKVPLQDATHLANSAGQVVIQKLGNATIYRRDLDEELGKLRG; encoded by the coding sequence ATGCTAACTTCAGAACGTCTCAGGAATTACCTGCCTCTTTTCGAGGGTAAATGCGTGGTAGTGGTAGGTGATTTATACCACGATGAATATATCATGGGCAAACCCAGTCGGATTTCGCGGGAAGCGCCCATTGTGGTGCTGGAATACCGCAGCCGCCGTATTGTGCCGGGTGGGGCAACTGCCCCCGCTTGTAATGTGGTCGCGCTTGGCGGCAAAGCCTACCAATTAGGTGTAATCGGTAATGATGCGCCGGGAAGTGAGTTGCTAGAAGCTCTCAGTTCAAGGGGCGTTAATATCGATGGGTGTGTGGTTGACTATGCACGCCCTACTACCAATAAATTAAGAGTGGTTGCCGAAGGTGATCATATCTTTCCACAGCAAGTTGCTCGTATAGATCATGCCGTTCGCACTCCAATTAACGGTGAGGTAGAACGGCAGTTGGTAGATTACTTGCGCCGTATTACTCCACAGGTAGATGCAATTTTATTTTCAGATTATAAATGTGGGGTAGTACAGGAAAGGGTTATCGCCGCCGCGCTGGAGGTAGCAGCAGAGTATAACACTCCCATCATCGTTGACTCTCAGGGAGACTTAAGCAATTTTCGGCGTTGCACCCTGATTAAATGTAATTTGCAGGAAGCAGAAACCTATCTTGGTTTTGCACTGGAAAATGAAACTATATTTGCAGAGGCAATGAACCGTCTTTGCAGCGAATTACAGGCACAGGTGGTAGTAATCACTCGCGGCGCTGACGGTATATCGGTGGTAGATGCGAGCGGACAATATTTTCACACTCCTGTAGCTGCGCCCAGTGAAGTTTTCGATGTCACAGGCGCGGGTGATGCGGTTATCGCCGTGTTGGCGTTGGCGTGGGTAGCTAAAGTTCCGCTTCAAGATGCGACACACTTGGCAAATTCGGCTGGGCAGGTTGTAATTCAAAAACTCGGTAATGCTACAATCTACCGTCGTGATTTGGATGAAGAATTAGGCAAATTGCGGGGTTAA
- the ilvD gene encoding dihydroxy-acid dehydratase → MEENKTNGNNKRSLKIRSGMTTDGLERSPNRSMLRAVGFTDEDFTKPMIGVASTWAEITPCNYHINKLAEKVKEGVRTGGGVPQIYNTITVSDGISMGHEGMKYSLPSREVIADSIELVANAMRYDGVIAIGGCDKNMPGCLMALARLNIPSIFVYGGTIMPGTCGGRDVDIVSVFEAVGQYGAGTISVEQLKDVEDSAIPGAGSCGGMYTANTMASAIEALGMGLPGSSSMPAVSSRKERECFEAGQTLIKLLELNLRPKDILTKDAFENAITLVMALGGSTNAVLHLIAIARQIDVDLSMEDFDRISRRVPHLADLKPGGKYVMVDLDRVGGAQAVLKVLLKAGLLHGDAMTVSGKTLAENLENAPDLSLDQTIVMPLANPLRASGPLVILNGNLSPEGAVCKIAGLKDTTHRGPAIVFDCEEDCFKAIMEDQVKAGDVVVIRYEGPKGGPGMREMLAVTSAIMGKGLGDSVGLITDGRFSGGTHGMVVGHIAPEAALGGPIGLVQNGDIIEINAETYSLNLEVSEEELAKRREGWTAPEPRYTRGVLAKYAKLVRSAAEGAITD, encoded by the coding sequence ATGGAAGAAAATAAGACCAACGGAAATAATAAAAGAAGTCTAAAAATACGTAGTGGCATGACTACAGATGGGCTGGAACGTTCTCCGAATCGTTCGATGCTGCGGGCGGTTGGTTTTACCGATGAAGATTTTACCAAGCCAATGATTGGCGTTGCCAGCACGTGGGCGGAAATTACCCCATGCAACTATCACATCAACAAACTTGCCGAAAAGGTTAAAGAAGGTGTTCGCACTGGTGGCGGAGTACCCCAGATATACAATACGATTACCGTAAGCGATGGAATCTCAATGGGTCACGAAGGCATGAAATATTCCCTACCAAGTCGCGAGGTTATTGCCGATAGTATCGAATTGGTGGCTAACGCTATGCGCTATGATGGGGTGATTGCTATCGGTGGTTGCGATAAAAACATGCCGGGCTGTCTTATGGCGTTAGCGCGTTTGAATATTCCTAGCATTTTTGTGTACGGTGGCACTATTATGCCGGGTACTTGCGGTGGGCGCGATGTGGACATTGTGAGCGTTTTTGAAGCGGTAGGGCAATACGGCGCAGGTACAATCTCAGTTGAACAACTCAAGGACGTAGAAGATAGCGCGATTCCCGGTGCGGGCAGTTGTGGCGGTATGTACACCGCCAACACAATGGCGAGTGCAATTGAGGCTTTGGGAATGGGCTTGCCGGGTAGTAGTTCTATGCCTGCCGTCAGTAGCCGCAAGGAGAGAGAGTGCTTTGAAGCGGGACAAACGCTAATCAAATTACTCGAATTGAACCTGCGACCAAAAGATATTTTGACCAAGGATGCCTTCGAGAACGCTATAACGCTGGTAATGGCGTTGGGCGGTTCCACCAATGCAGTGTTGCACCTCATCGCCATTGCTCGTCAAATTGACGTAGATTTGAGCATGGAAGATTTTGACCGTATCAGTCGCCGCGTACCACACCTCGCCGACCTCAAACCGGGCGGAAAGTATGTGATGGTTGACCTCGACCGGGTAGGTGGTGCGCAAGCGGTATTGAAAGTTCTGCTGAAAGCGGGCTTGCTACATGGGGATGCAATGACCGTATCGGGCAAAACTCTCGCCGAGAATCTCGAAAATGCGCCTGATTTGTCGCTCGACCAGACTATTGTGATGCCTTTGGCTAACCCGCTACGGGCGAGTGGTCCACTCGTTATTCTTAATGGCAACCTCTCACCGGAAGGGGCGGTTTGTAAGATTGCCGGGTTGAAAGATACCACCCACCGAGGACCTGCTATTGTCTTTGACTGCGAAGAGGATTGCTTCAAAGCGATTATGGAAGATCAGGTTAAGGCTGGCGATGTGGTAGTGATTCGTTACGAAGGCCCAAAGGGCGGACCCGGTATGCGCGAAATGTTGGCAGTAACCAGCGCCATAATGGGTAAAGGTCTTGGCGACTCGGTGGGATTAATTACCGATGGGCGTTTCAGCGGCGGTACACACGGCATGGTAGTCGGTCATATTGCGCCGGAAGCCGCGCTAGGTGGCCCAATCGGACTGGTGCAAAACGGGGATATTATCGAAATTAATGCCGAAACCTACTCCCTAAATCTGGAAGTTTCGGAAGAGGAACTGGCGAAACGCCGTGAGGGTTGGACAGCGCCAGAACCGCGCTACACTCGTGGCGTGCTGGCGAAATACGCCAAATTGGTGCGCTCGGCGGCGGAAGGCGCGATTACCGATTAG
- a CDS encoding ABC transporter ATP-binding protein codes for MSDAIVCEGLTKQYNSRVVLNNLFLKVPENTVFGFLGPNGAGKTTTMKILTGQIKPSGGKAHVAGVEVKIGSPESRRFTGYLTETPNYYGWMTGRELLEWVGELFGMTTSDRKARSKELLRLVGIEEAGNRKVVTYSGGMRQRLGIAQALVNRPKVVFLDEPVSALDPVGRRDVLLLLDRIRQDTTVFMSSHVLADVDRVCDHVAILDKGNLVVSGSTTELKERYSHPALWITLEGGYPEAVKLAESLKTLPEVKYAIPDEYGRVNLELVNEQAVHKAGQYIPRMISEMNLNLAGYQAAIPNLEEIFIQVVNQREGVQQA; via the coding sequence ATGAGTGATGCAATTGTATGCGAGGGGCTGACAAAGCAATATAACTCGCGGGTGGTTTTGAATAACCTTTTTCTAAAGGTTCCTGAAAATACCGTATTCGGTTTCCTAGGTCCGAACGGAGCAGGAAAAACCACTACGATGAAGATTTTAACCGGGCAAATCAAGCCTTCTGGTGGCAAAGCGCACGTGGCAGGGGTAGAAGTGAAAATCGGTTCACCGGAGAGTCGGCGGTTTACCGGCTATTTGACCGAGACTCCCAACTATTACGGCTGGATGACCGGGCGAGAATTGTTGGAATGGGTGGGCGAGCTTTTTGGTATGACCACTTCAGATCGGAAGGCTCGTTCTAAAGAATTATTGCGGCTGGTAGGCATTGAAGAGGCGGGAAATCGCAAGGTTGTCACCTATAGCGGCGGTATGCGCCAACGTCTTGGCATCGCTCAAGCCTTGGTGAATCGTCCTAAAGTAGTTTTTCTGGATGAGCCGGTGAGCGCACTTGACCCGGTTGGTCGGCGCGATGTGCTGTTATTGTTGGATCGCATCCGGCAGGATACCACCGTTTTTATGTCCAGCCATGTATTGGCGGATGTAGATAGGGTTTGCGACCATGTTGCCATTCTAGATAAAGGCAATCTGGTAGTGTCGGGTTCTACGACTGAGCTTAAAGAGCGTTATTCCCATCCTGCTCTTTGGATAACCTTAGAAGGGGGCTACCCGGAAGCCGTGAAACTGGCAGAAAGCTTGAAAACCCTGCCGGAAGTCAAATATGCTATCCCTGACGAGTACGGGCGAGTTAACCTTGAATTGGTGAATGAGCAGGCAGTTCATAAAGCCGGGCAATATATCCCGCGAATGATTAGTGAAATGAACCTGAATCTAGCGGGCTATCAGGCTGCTATACCAAATTTGGAAGAAATATTTATTCAGGTGGTAAATCAAAGAGAAGGAGTGCAGCAGGCATGA
- the recR gene encoding recombination mediator RecR → MKILPEPITRLIDELNKLPTIGPKTASRLAFYILREPKDDAEALARAIRDVKEHITYCSVCYNLSDGELCTVCSSRERDRSVLCVVEDPLDVLAIEKTHEFNGMYHILHGHIDPLNNVGPEDLRIRELINRVKLNTGEIKEVILALNPSVESRPTAHYLHRQLVPTGVHLTQLATGLPAGGDLEYADEITLSNALKGRRSI, encoded by the coding sequence ATGAAAATTTTGCCTGAACCGATTACCCGGCTGATAGATGAATTGAACAAGCTACCCACTATTGGACCTAAAACCGCTTCTCGTCTCGCTTTTTATATCTTGCGCGAACCGAAAGACGATGCCGAAGCGTTGGCTCGCGCTATACGAGATGTCAAAGAGCATATAACCTATTGTTCAGTGTGTTACAACCTCAGCGATGGCGAACTCTGCACCGTTTGTAGCAGCCGAGAGCGCGATCGGAGTGTGCTGTGTGTGGTGGAAGACCCGCTGGATGTGCTGGCTATCGAGAAAACGCATGAGTTTAACGGGATGTACCATATCCTGCACGGTCATATTGACCCGCTGAATAATGTAGGTCCTGAAGACTTGCGTATCCGAGAGCTAATCAACCGGGTCAAATTGAACACTGGTGAAATCAAGGAAGTAATTCTGGCGCTGAACCCTAGCGTAGAAAGTCGTCCTACCGCCCATTACTTGCATCGCCAACTTGTACCAACCGGAGTTCATCTAACGCAACTGGCAACCGGCTTACCCGCAGGTGGCGATTTAGAATATGCCGATGAAATTACTCTTTCCAATGCGCTAAAAGGGCGTAGATCAATTTAG
- a CDS encoding adenylyltransferase/cytidyltransferase family protein: protein MNERILERDNLAEFGELCRKQGKRLIFTNGVFDLMHIGHVRCLWAARNMGDLLIVGVNSDSSTRKLKGNLRPLIPEQDRAEMLLSLRCVDYVTIFEEISADETLMLLKPALYVKGGDYTLSDQSESKPDAKPLMEEKTVKSYGGEVALIPYLKGYSTTSLIEKILTVFRLSN from the coding sequence ATGAACGAGCGAATACTAGAACGTGATAATCTGGCAGAATTTGGCGAACTCTGCCGCAAACAAGGCAAGCGTCTGATTTTCACAAATGGCGTTTTTGATTTGATGCATATTGGACATGTCCGATGTTTGTGGGCTGCCCGGAATATGGGCGATTTACTGATAGTGGGTGTAAACAGTGATAGCTCTACCCGCAAACTAAAAGGAAACCTTCGTCCGCTTATCCCAGAGCAAGACCGGGCTGAAATGTTACTCTCTCTGCGCTGCGTGGATTACGTAACCATTTTTGAAGAAATAAGCGCCGATGAGACTCTTATGTTGTTAAAGCCTGCGCTCTATGTAAAGGGTGGCGATTATACTCTCTCCGACCAATCAGAGTCTAAACCCGATGCCAAACCGTTGATGGAAGAAAAAACTGTTAAGTCCTATGGTGGCGAAGTAGCATTGATTCCCTATTTGAAAGGTTATTCTACCACCTCATTGATTGAGAAAATACTAACTGTCTTCAGGTTAAGTAATTGA
- a CDS encoding ABC transporter permease produces the protein MSTTVPLLKKEMLEQWRTNKLIIAFVAFVITGLQGPVIAKILPDIIKNASGSMSGMQIIIPKQTSLDAILSFFNSMATMPALIMILLAMGSIAGERERGTLVFMLTKPVSRTSVILAKYFTYLAVVIGATLVSALVSGYYTILLFDSNFEFGNYLLLNLTMIVFEAFLLAIIILASSLFKSGIAAGGISLLTVLVFTTVIQFLPSYQKYSPQAVFDPTFGRELMTGVAPLSDLLLPNLVGIALSALVLAVACFASERREI, from the coding sequence ATGAGCACTACAGTACCCCTATTAAAAAAAGAAATGCTAGAGCAATGGCGCACCAATAAACTGATAATTGCCTTTGTAGCTTTTGTAATAACGGGTTTGCAAGGTCCGGTAATTGCTAAAATTTTGCCCGATATAATAAAAAATGCCAGCGGTAGCATGAGCGGTATGCAGATTATTATTCCAAAACAAACTAGCCTAGATGCAATTTTATCATTTTTCAATAGTATGGCTACTATGCCTGCGCTGATAATGATTTTGCTGGCGATGGGTTCAATTGCCGGAGAGCGCGAAAGAGGTACGCTGGTTTTTATGCTCACTAAACCGGTAAGTCGCACCAGTGTAATACTGGCAAAATATTTCACTTATCTGGCGGTGGTTATTGGCGCAACTCTGGTAAGCGCGCTGGTATCAGGTTATTACACAATATTACTGTTTGATAGCAATTTTGAATTTGGCAATTATTTGCTGTTAAACCTGACAATGATAGTATTTGAGGCTTTTCTCCTTGCAATAATAATTCTAGCCAGTAGCCTTTTCAAAAGCGGGATTGCGGCAGGGGGCATCAGTTTGCTGACAGTGTTAGTTTTTACCACTGTTATACAATTTTTGCCGAGCTATCAAAAATATTCTCCACAAGCTGTATTTGACCCCACTTTTGGTAGAGAATTGATGACCGGAGTTGCGCCACTTTCAGATTTGTTGTTGCCAAATCTGGTCGGGATAGCTCTATCGGCGCTGGTATTGGCAGTTGCTTGCTTTGCTTCAGAACGTCGCGAAATATAA